In Streptomyces nojiriensis, the sequence TGAACATCATCGCGTCGTTCAGGCCGAACCACAGGACGGCCGGCGGCACCCAGGCCACCGACGGCAGCGACTGCAGGCCCTGCAGGATCGGGCCGATCGCGGCGCGGACGAACTTCACCCGGGCGACGAGCAGGCCGAGCGGCGTACCGATGGCCAGGGCCAGCAGGAAGCCGAGCAGACCGCGGGAGACGCTGGTCCAGATGACCTCCAGCAGCGTGCCCTTGAGCCACATGTCGGACAGGCTGTTCCACACCGCGGACAGCGCGGGGAGCTTGGTCTCCTCGGTGACGTGCGTCGCGACGAGGACCTGCCAGACCAGGAGCACCAGGCTCACGGCCAGGACCGGCGGGAAGACCTTCTTGACGAGGATCTCCCGGACCGGGGTGCGGTGGGTCTGGACCGCGTCGAGGGCGTCGAGGCCCGCCTCCAGGCCGGCCAGGTCGTCGGTCTTGCCCGTGGCCTTCGAAGTGATGTCAGTGCTGGCCATGGCGGCGGATCTCCCCACGCAGGTGTTCAGTGATCTCCAGGGACAGTTCCGCTACG encodes:
- a CDS encoding ABC transporter permease, whose product is MASTDITSKATGKTDDLAGLEAGLDALDAVQTHRTPVREILVKKVFPPVLAVSLVLLVWQVLVATHVTEETKLPALSAVWNSLSDMWLKGTLLEVIWTSVSRGLLGFLLALAIGTPLGLLVARVKFVRAAIGPILQGLQSLPSVAWVPPAVLWFGLNDAMMFTVILLGAVPSIANGLVSGIDQIPPLYLRAGRTLGATGLAGARHIVMPAALPGYLAGLKQGWAFSWRSLMAAEIIASSPDLGLGLGQLLENGRNNIDLPGVFLAIILILVVGIAIDLLIFSPVERWVLRSRGLLAKS